In a genomic window of Agarivorans albus:
- a CDS encoding nuclear transport factor 2 family protein — MFKVLSSFILLFVSTMALAQSKDTLIIDLPSLKKASWTEQELANAELISDFVQNLMNNHNFDYVMQNYNDSAYVQHNRNLPDKVTGLVGFLEEFVEDYPDYTYDVKHIYVDGDYVIFHSHATLEKEDRGNDQKGMNIIDTWRIEEGRIVEHWDSIQALDFSMRVYSLISGGDIANSNGVF, encoded by the coding sequence ATGTTTAAAGTACTTAGTTCGTTTATTCTTTTGTTCGTGAGCACAATGGCACTTGCCCAGTCAAAAGACACTTTGATCATTGATTTACCCTCACTTAAGAAAGCCAGTTGGACAGAGCAAGAGTTAGCCAATGCAGAGTTAATAAGCGATTTTGTGCAAAACCTTATGAATAACCATAATTTTGACTACGTTATGCAAAACTACAATGACAGCGCCTACGTGCAGCACAACAGAAACTTACCTGACAAAGTAACCGGTCTGGTTGGTTTCCTTGAAGAGTTTGTCGAAGATTACCCAGACTATACATACGATGTTAAACATATCTACGTTGATGGTGATTATGTGATTTTTCACTCTCATGCCACCTTAGAGAAGGAAGACAGGGGAAACGACCAAAAAGGGATGAATATCATCGATACTTGGCGTATTGAAGAAGGGCGAATAGTTGAACATTGGGATTCAATACAAGCACTCGATTTTTCCATGCGAGTATATTCCCTTATTAGCGGCGGTGATATCGCTAACTCAAATGGTGTTTTTTAA
- the galU gene encoding UTP--glucose-1-phosphate uridylyltransferase GalU, which yields MIKKCLFPVAGYGTRFLPATKSMPKEMLPIVNKPLVQYGVEEAVAADMSDMAFITGRGKRAIADHFDISYELENEIAGTSKEEYLKEIRHLVDHVDCTFTRQKKMMGLGHAVLCGETLIGQEPFGVVLADDLCFGDDGGVLAQMTKLYEQFRCSIIAVMEVPREEAHKYGVIEGEALRDDLFRVTSMVEKPAKGEEPSNLAVIGRYILTPDIFSLIRDTKPGKNGEIQLTDALLTQAQNGCVMAYKFKGKRFDCGSVEGFVEATNYCFENLYGK from the coding sequence ATGATTAAGAAATGTTTATTTCCCGTTGCAGGCTATGGCACCCGCTTTTTACCCGCTACCAAGTCTATGCCTAAAGAAATGTTGCCCATAGTAAACAAGCCTTTGGTTCAATACGGTGTAGAAGAAGCGGTAGCTGCAGACATGAGCGACATGGCCTTTATTACTGGCCGGGGTAAGCGCGCAATTGCCGACCACTTTGATATTAGTTATGAACTGGAAAACGAAATTGCTGGCACCAGCAAAGAAGAATACTTAAAAGAAATTCGTCACTTGGTCGACCACGTAGATTGTACCTTTACTCGCCAAAAGAAAATGATGGGCCTAGGCCACGCAGTATTGTGTGGTGAAACTTTAATTGGTCAAGAACCCTTTGGCGTTGTGCTAGCCGATGACTTGTGTTTTGGTGATGATGGCGGCGTACTGGCGCAAATGACCAAACTTTACGAGCAATTCCGCTGCTCGATTATTGCAGTAATGGAAGTACCGCGAGAAGAAGCGCACAAATACGGGGTTATTGAAGGCGAAGCGCTGCGTGATGACTTATTCCGAGTCACCTCAATGGTAGAAAAACCAGCCAAAGGTGAAGAACCATCAAACCTTGCAGTAATTGGCCGTTACATCTTAACGCCAGATATTTTCAGCCTTATTCGCGATACCAAGCCGGGGAAAAATGGCGAAATTCAACTTACCGACGCACTCCTTACTCAGGCCCAAAACGGCTGCGTAATGGCCTACAAATTTAAAGGTAAACGATTTGACTGCGGTAGTGTTGAAGGTTTTGTTGAAGCTACCAACTACTGCTTCGAGAACCTTTACGGCAAGTAA
- a CDS encoding winged helix-turn-helix transcriptional regulator: MEGVIKVVEKAKSTRRIFYNDASCPVRNVVAQIGDKWSLLILFALVDGADRFNALKSRVEGISQRMLTQTLRDLEREGYVNRTVYPEVPVKVEYALTTMGKDLVKPLYKLVSWADEHQDEINRARKEYDENR; encoded by the coding sequence ATGGAAGGAGTGATTAAAGTGGTAGAAAAAGCAAAATCAACAAGACGCATTTTTTACAATGATGCGAGCTGCCCGGTGCGTAATGTTGTGGCACAAATCGGTGATAAATGGTCTTTGCTTATTCTCTTTGCCTTAGTAGATGGAGCTGATCGATTCAATGCGCTTAAATCAAGAGTAGAAGGTATTTCTCAACGAATGTTAACCCAAACTCTGCGAGATCTAGAGCGAGAAGGTTACGTGAATAGAACGGTATACCCTGAAGTACCAGTAAAAGTTGAATATGCGCTGACAACAATGGGTAAGGATCTGGTTAAGCCCTTATACAAGTTGGTATCTTGGGCTGACGAGCATCAAGACGAGATTAATCGCGCCAGAAAAGAATATGATGAAAACCGATAG
- a CDS encoding GNAT family N-acetyltransferase produces the protein MNSFTNAAGLTLRTAEQNDYEDIGEIWLSASLRAHDFLPSKYWWERQDALQRLYQYKAEVWVAEVEGQVCGFLALVESKLIALFVAPCWQRRGIGSQLLELAKSLRSRLELHLFADNAEAFSFYLRHRFEVLWKRPERYTGYPLVHMGFNPQPMFVENTAPVA, from the coding sequence TTGAACTCTTTTACTAATGCTGCAGGTTTAACCCTGCGAACAGCAGAGCAGAACGATTACGAAGATATAGGCGAGATTTGGCTGTCTGCCAGTTTACGTGCCCACGATTTTCTACCTAGCAAGTATTGGTGGGAGCGCCAAGATGCTTTGCAGCGCTTGTATCAATATAAAGCGGAAGTGTGGGTGGCTGAAGTAGAAGGCCAAGTATGTGGATTTTTAGCCTTGGTAGAAAGCAAACTTATTGCTCTGTTTGTTGCGCCGTGCTGGCAGCGCAGGGGAATTGGCTCGCAGTTATTAGAGTTGGCCAAGAGCTTACGTTCGCGATTAGAGCTACATTTATTTGCCGATAATGCCGAAGCCTTTAGCTTTTATTTAAGGCATCGTTTTGAAGTATTGTGGAAGCGACCTGAGCGTTACACAGGTTACCCCTTAGTACATATGGGTTTTAACCCACAGCCGATGTTTGTAGAAAATACTGCGCCAGTCGCTTAA